The Herminiimonas arsenitoxidans genome window below encodes:
- a CDS encoding MtnX-like HAD-IB family phosphatase, whose product MSEWAIQCDFDGTISTVDVTDSLLNRFARDGYEELEEAWVRGEIGSRVCMQKQIALLDMSMDDLHAHLDLIEIDPAFPAFVQAASARGLPLQIVSDGMDYVITYVLKRHGLGHLPVLANHLVQTGPRSWQLQSPHASAACGRNSGTCKCALLETQRAKHPRVLFIGDGTSDFCVSGQADFVLATSRLLEHCRKHDYSHAAFADFDEAITLLSQVVAREEMQA is encoded by the coding sequence ATGTCGGAATGGGCAATTCAATGTGATTTCGACGGCACGATCAGTACCGTTGACGTAACTGATTCTCTGCTTAATCGCTTTGCCCGTGACGGCTACGAAGAATTGGAAGAAGCGTGGGTACGTGGTGAAATCGGCTCGCGTGTGTGTATGCAAAAACAAATCGCCTTGCTCGATATGAGCATGGACGACTTGCACGCGCATCTGGATCTGATTGAAATCGACCCAGCTTTCCCAGCCTTCGTACAAGCCGCATCGGCACGCGGACTGCCGCTGCAAATCGTCAGTGATGGCATGGACTATGTCATCACCTATGTATTAAAACGCCATGGCCTCGGCCATCTGCCGGTCCTGGCCAATCACTTGGTACAAACCGGACCACGTAGCTGGCAATTGCAATCACCACACGCCAGTGCAGCTTGCGGCCGTAACAGTGGCACCTGCAAATGCGCTCTACTGGAAACACAACGCGCCAAGCATCCGCGCGTACTTTTCATCGGCGATGGCACATCCGATTTCTGCGTATCTGGTCAAGCCGATTTCGTATTGGCCACCAGCCGCTTGCTCGAACATTGCCGCAAACACGATTACTCGCACGCCGCTTTCGCCGACTTTGATGAAGCTATTACTCTGCTGTCGCAGGTAGTCGCAAGAGAGGAAATGCAGGCATGA
- a CDS encoding HlyD family secretion protein, protein MMNAHRHICSLLTLSACIGLTACSDDKPAAAPKAAGNDHAYVAIARGKIEAQGGLVAIQPAQDGRVVRLPVSEGQQVASGAVLAELDSRNEQIELSESEARLRQAQAQAQAANLPLSGARDLAQRLHQAAEAGASDVQRADEANQRVQQLQAAATISGNDVAIARERVEAAKQRLAARTLHAPQAGTIIMLDATIGTQTLAQGGKPLMTLLPARPPQIRAELNESFVSQVKPGMHADISIEADPQRKPLRARVVRIGQVFANSRLSDDGNPRSNLRVVDCVLAFDEVPDVRIGQNVRVSFHE, encoded by the coding sequence ATGATGAATGCCCACCGGCATATTTGCAGCCTGCTGACACTGAGCGCCTGCATCGGCCTGACTGCCTGCTCCGATGACAAACCGGCCGCAGCACCCAAAGCTGCTGGAAACGATCATGCCTACGTTGCCATCGCACGCGGCAAGATTGAAGCACAAGGCGGCCTGGTTGCTATCCAACCTGCGCAAGATGGTCGTGTCGTACGTTTGCCAGTCAGCGAGGGACAACAAGTTGCGTCCGGTGCTGTGCTCGCAGAACTCGACAGTCGCAATGAACAAATCGAATTGAGTGAATCCGAAGCACGTCTGCGTCAGGCACAAGCACAGGCGCAAGCAGCGAACTTGCCATTGTCCGGTGCACGCGATCTGGCACAACGACTGCATCAGGCTGCCGAAGCCGGTGCCAGCGACGTACAACGTGCGGATGAAGCCAATCAACGCGTGCAACAGCTGCAAGCTGCTGCCACGATCTCCGGTAACGATGTCGCGATTGCACGTGAACGAGTAGAAGCTGCCAAGCAACGTCTTGCTGCACGCACTTTGCATGCGCCACAAGCTGGCACCATCATCATGCTCGACGCCACCATAGGCACACAAACTCTGGCACAAGGTGGCAAGCCGCTGATGACCTTGTTGCCAGCGCGCCCACCGCAAATCCGCGCCGAGTTGAATGAGAGTTTTGTATCGCAAGTCAAACCCGGCATGCATGCCGACATCAGCATCGAAGCCGACCCGCAACGCAAACCTTTGCGCGCACGTGTAGTACGCATCGGGCAGGTATTCGCTAATAGCCGTCTCAGCGACGATGGCAATCCACGCAGCAATTTACGTGTGGTCGATTGTGTACTGGCCTTCGACGAAGTGCCGGATGTACGTATCGGACAAAATGTGAGAGTGAGCTTCCATGAATAA